A genomic segment from Meleagris gallopavo isolate NT-WF06-2002-E0010 breed Aviagen turkey brand Nicholas breeding stock chromosome 25, Turkey_5.1, whole genome shotgun sequence encodes:
- the ZBTB8OS gene encoding protein archease isoform X1 produces MAGEERDYSLTEEQEAVKAKYPPVTKKYEYLDHTADVQLHAWGDTLEEAFEQCAMAMFGYMTDTETVEPLDTVEVEAEGHDMLSLLFHFLDEWLYKFSANEFFIPREVKVLYIDRMQFKIRSIGWGEEFSLLKHPQGTEVKAITYSAMQICEEEKPEVFVIIDI; encoded by the exons ATGGCAGGCGAGGAGCGGGACTACAGCCTGAcggaggagcaggaggctgtcAAGGCCAAATACCCCCCGGTCACCAAGAAGTACGAAT ATTTGGATCACACAGCAGATGTGCA GCTACACGCATGGGGAGACACTTTGGAAGAAGCATTTGAGCAGTGCGCCATGGCCATGTTTGGCTACATGACTGACACAGAGACTGTGGAACCTCTGGATACTGTTGAAGTAGAAGCAGAAG GACATGATATGTTgtcccttctcttccacttcTTGGATGAGTGGTTGTATAAATTCAGCGCTAATGAGTTCTTTATACCCAGG GAGGTGAAAGTGCTTTACATTGACCGAATGCAATTCAAAATAAGATCAATTGG GTGGGGAGAAGAGTTCTCTTTACTAAAACACCCCCAG GGGACAGAGGTCAAAGCCATAACTTATTCAGCAATGCAGatctgtgaagaagaaaagccagaagTCTTTGTCATCATTGATATTTAA
- the ZBTB8OS gene encoding protein archease isoform X2: MAMFGYMTDTETVEPLDTVEVEAEGHDMLSLLFHFLDEWLYKFSANEFFIPREVKVLYIDRMQFKIRSIGWGEEFSLLKHPQGTEVKAITYSAMQICEEEKPEVFVIIDI; the protein is encoded by the exons ATGGCCATGTTTGGCTACATGACTGACACAGAGACTGTGGAACCTCTGGATACTGTTGAAGTAGAAGCAGAAG GACATGATATGTTgtcccttctcttccacttcTTGGATGAGTGGTTGTATAAATTCAGCGCTAATGAGTTCTTTATACCCAGG GAGGTGAAAGTGCTTTACATTGACCGAATGCAATTCAAAATAAGATCAATTGG GTGGGGAGAAGAGTTCTCTTTACTAAAACACCCCCAG GGGACAGAGGTCAAAGCCATAACTTATTCAGCAATGCAGatctgtgaagaagaaaagccagaagTCTTTGTCATCATTGATATTTAA
- the ZBTB8A gene encoding zinc finger and BTB domain-containing protein 8A isoform X1, which produces MEISSHQFHLLQQLNEQRRQDLFCDCSILVEGKVFKAHRNVLFASSGYFKMLLSQSSKEMTQPTTATFQAFSPDTFTVILDFVYSGKLSLTGQNVIEVMSAASYLQMTDVISVCKTFIKSSLDISEKEKDRYFSLSDKEVNSNGGEQPCPYGAGWRAESPSHSHSNPEQGTCVRGNTWSNFNYYPAPQRNAQQQPSKHEQRQDSIKKSRHLGLQQPSDIPHYKSSKLEDRAAEPAGHISQSEDQVQIEPEVESPHVGYPYSQGSDVLSRSLAVPQQERDSPRPSSKSRSPKADEQYPGMPSIVGVMGGWAEDDLPRMRFKCPFCTHMVKRKADLKRHLRCHTGERPYPCEACGKRFSRLDHLSSHFRTIHQACKLICRKCKRHVTELTGQVVQEGTRRYRLCNECLAEAGIDSIRIDLEAEAPLEFPPDGDKDSRWHYGEDNKSDVEIVEDGSSDLVIQQVDDSEDEAEEKEVKPNIRSRFACVHGHVIESILSFAINIPILCFIRNNPLLSGVTAEHRS; this is translated from the exons ATGGAGATTTCGTCCCACCAGTttcacctcctgcagcagctcaatGAGCAGCGCAGACAGGACTTGTTCTGCGACTGCAGCATCCTGGTGGAGGGGAAGGTGTTCAAAGCACACCGAAATGTGCTGTTTGCCAGCAGCGGGTACTTCAAGATGCTCCTTTCGCAGAGCTCCAAGGAAATGACTCAGCCCACGACAGCCACTTTCCAGGCATTTTCTCCTGACACTTTTACAGTTATTCTGGATTTTGTGTATTCGGGCAAACTGTCTCTCACCGGTCAGAACGTCATCGAAGTGATGTCAGCTGCCAGCTACCTTCAGATGACCGACGTCATCAGTGTGTGCAAAACGTTCATTAAGTCGTCGCTGGACATCAGTGAGAAGGAGAAGGATCGCTACTTCAGCCTTTCGGACAAGGAGGTGAATTCCAATGGCGGGGAGCAGCCGTGCCCGTACGGCGCGGGCTGGAGGGCAGAAAGCCCCTCGCATTCGCACTCGAATCCAGAGCAGGGGACGTGCGTGAGGGGAAACACTTGGAGCAATTTCAACTACTATCCAGCTCCTCAAAGGAACGCGCAGCAGCAGCCGTCCAAACATGAGCAAAGGCAGGATTCCATAAAGAAATCCCGGCACCTGGGACTGCAGCAGCCTTCTGACATTCCTCACTATAAGTCGAGCAAACTCGAGGACCGGGCTGCTGAGCCTGCCGGCCACATTTCCCAATCTGAGGACCAGGTCCAGATTGAGCCAGAAGTGGAATCTCCTCACGTGGGGTATCCGTACAGCCAGGGCTCTGACGTGCTCTCCAGGAGTTTGGCCGTGCCGCAGCAGGAGCGCGACTCGCCCCGACCTTCCAGCAAATCCAGGTCTCCCAAAGCAGACGAGCAGTACCCCGGCATGCCCTCCATTGTGGGTGTGATGGGCGGCTGGGCTGAAG ATGATCTGCCCAGGATGAGGTTCAAGTGCCCGTTCTGCACTCACATGGTGAAAAGAAAGGCCGACCTGAAGCGTCACCTGCGGTGCCACACAGGAGAGCGGCCGTACCCCTGCGAGGCGTGTGGGAAGCGGTTCAGCAGGCTGGATCACCTCAGCAGCCACTTCCGCACA ATTCATCAGGCTTGTAAGCTCATCTGCAGGAAGTGTAAACGCCACGTGACGGAGCTGACGGGGCAGGTGGTGCAGGAGGGGACGAGGCGCTACAGGCTCTGCAATGAGTGCCTGGCTGAGGCCGGCATCGACAGCATTCGCATTGACTTGGAGGCTGAAGCACCCCTTGAATTTCCTCCAGATGGGGACAAGGATTCCAGGTGGCACTACGGGGAAGACAACAAATCTGATGTGGAGATCGTGGAGGATGGGTCATCCGATCTGGTCATCCAGCAGGTTGATGACAGTGAGGatgaagcagaggagaaggaagTAAAACCAAATATTAG GTCCAGATTTGCATGTGTTCATGGACATGTCATTGAGTCCATCCTGAGTTTCGCTATCAACATTCCCATACTTTGCTTCATTAGAAATAATCCACTCCTGAGTGGAGTAACGGCTGAACACAGAAGCTGA
- the ZBTB8A gene encoding zinc finger and BTB domain-containing protein 8A isoform X2, whose product MEISSHQFHLLQQLNEQRRQDLFCDCSILVEGKVFKAHRNVLFASSGYFKMLLSQSSKEMTQPTTATFQAFSPDTFTVILDFVYSGKLSLTGQNVIEVMSAASYLQMTDVISVCKTFIKSSLDISEKEKDRYFSLSDKEVNSNGGEQPCPYGAGWRAESPSHSHSNPEQGTCVRGNTWSNFNYYPAPQRNAQQQPSKHEQRQDSIKKSRHLGLQQPSDIPHYKSSKLEDRAAEPAGHISQSEDQVQIEPEVESPHVGYPYSQGSDVLSRSLAVPQQERDSPRPSSKSRSPKADEQYPGMPSIVGVMGGWAEDDLPRMRFKCPFCTHMVKRKADLKRHLRCHTGERPYPCEACGKRFSRLDHLSSHFRTVRTAARRALRSVCRSA is encoded by the exons ATGGAGATTTCGTCCCACCAGTttcacctcctgcagcagctcaatGAGCAGCGCAGACAGGACTTGTTCTGCGACTGCAGCATCCTGGTGGAGGGGAAGGTGTTCAAAGCACACCGAAATGTGCTGTTTGCCAGCAGCGGGTACTTCAAGATGCTCCTTTCGCAGAGCTCCAAGGAAATGACTCAGCCCACGACAGCCACTTTCCAGGCATTTTCTCCTGACACTTTTACAGTTATTCTGGATTTTGTGTATTCGGGCAAACTGTCTCTCACCGGTCAGAACGTCATCGAAGTGATGTCAGCTGCCAGCTACCTTCAGATGACCGACGTCATCAGTGTGTGCAAAACGTTCATTAAGTCGTCGCTGGACATCAGTGAGAAGGAGAAGGATCGCTACTTCAGCCTTTCGGACAAGGAGGTGAATTCCAATGGCGGGGAGCAGCCGTGCCCGTACGGCGCGGGCTGGAGGGCAGAAAGCCCCTCGCATTCGCACTCGAATCCAGAGCAGGGGACGTGCGTGAGGGGAAACACTTGGAGCAATTTCAACTACTATCCAGCTCCTCAAAGGAACGCGCAGCAGCAGCCGTCCAAACATGAGCAAAGGCAGGATTCCATAAAGAAATCCCGGCACCTGGGACTGCAGCAGCCTTCTGACATTCCTCACTATAAGTCGAGCAAACTCGAGGACCGGGCTGCTGAGCCTGCCGGCCACATTTCCCAATCTGAGGACCAGGTCCAGATTGAGCCAGAAGTGGAATCTCCTCACGTGGGGTATCCGTACAGCCAGGGCTCTGACGTGCTCTCCAGGAGTTTGGCCGTGCCGCAGCAGGAGCGCGACTCGCCCCGACCTTCCAGCAAATCCAGGTCTCCCAAAGCAGACGAGCAGTACCCCGGCATGCCCTCCATTGTGGGTGTGATGGGCGGCTGGGCTGAAG ATGATCTGCCCAGGATGAGGTTCAAGTGCCCGTTCTGCACTCACATGGTGAAAAGAAAGGCCGACCTGAAGCGTCACCTGCGGTGCCACACAGGAGAGCGGCCGTACCCCTGCGAGGCGTGTGGGAAGCGGTTCAGCAGGCTGGATCACCTCAGCAGCCACTTCCGCACAGTGCGTACAGCTGCTCGCCGCGCGCTGCGCTCCGTGTGTAGGTCTGCTTAA
- the ZBTB8B gene encoding zinc finger and BTB domain-containing protein 8B isoform X2 encodes MEMQSYYTKLLGELNEQRKRDFFCDCSIIVEGRIFKAHKNILFANSGYFRALLIHYIQDSGRHSTASLDIVTSEAFSIILDFLYSGKLDLCGENVIEVMSAASYLQMTDVVNFCKAYIRSSLDICRKIEREAAFYQADSGSGGSAREGPSHSTKGQGGTSALREKERMAGCQSDPPCGECSTCRPLELVVRDPGGSDSPDDANSSLPKGVEPKVEFDADEVEVDVGGRLQQYPAALSLEQVDEGLHGGQAMDLACNNYHMKQFLEALLRNSSAQRKDDVVHHFVRGFEGRPEDAGVAVSSMMDIHSDWYGEDTETESFFICWSPEVLLLSQAWYPLGCPALAEMSPSSNVRDPEKKVLMFLSISAEMDSKDLGILSACNVGKQLTSSKLSYEEGRQLTTHCEWQNCSGYE; translated from the exons ATGGAGATGCAGTCGTACTACACGAAGCTCCTGGGGGAGCTCAACGAGCAGCGCAAGAGGGATTTCTTCTGCGACTGCAGCATCATCGTGGAGGGGAGGATCTTCAAAGCGCACAAAAACATCCTGTTTGCCAACAGCGGCTACTTCAGGGCCCTGCTGATTCATTACATACAGGATAGCGGGCGGCACAGCACGGCCTCCCTGGACATCGTCACCTCGGAGGCCTTCTCCATCATCCTGGATTTCCTTTACTCGGGGAAGTTGGATCTCTGCGGGGAGAACGTCATCGAGGTCATGTCTGCAGCGAGCTACTTGCAAATGACGGACGTGGTCAACTTCTGCAAAGCCTACATTAGGTCCTCGCTGGATATTTGCAGGAAAATAGAGAGGGAAGCTGCTTTCTACCAGGCTGACAGTGGGAGTGGAGGCTCAGCGAGAGAGGGCCCCTCACACAGCACCAAGGGGCAGGGCGGCACCTCAGCCCTGCGGGAAAAGGAGAGGATGGCGGGCTGCCAGAGCGACCCTCCGTGCGGAGAGTGCAGCACCTGCCGTCCCCTGGAGCTGGTGGTGAGGGACCCCGGGGGCAGCGACTCCCCGGACGACGCCAACTCTTCCCTGCCCAAGGGGGTGGAACCCAAGGTCGAGTTCGATGCGGACGAGGTAGAGGTGGACGTGGGTGGGCGGCTGCAGCAGTACCCAGCTGCGTTGTCTCTGGAGCAGGTGGACGAGGGGCTGCACGGCGGGCAGGCGATGGACCTGGCCTGCAATAACTATCACATGAAGCAGTTCCTAGAGGCCTTGTTGCGCAACAGCTCGGCTCAGAGGAAGGATGACGTAGTTCATCACTTTGTTCGGGGCTTTGAGGGTAGGCCAGAGGATGCAGGGGTAGCCGTGAGCTCCATGATGGACATTCACAGCGACTGGTATGGTGAGGACACAG AGACAGAATCGTTTTTCATCTGCTGGTCACCtgaggtgctgctgctttcacaaGCCTGGTACCCATTGGGATGTCCCGCGCTGGCAGAAATGTCTCCTAGCAGCAATGTCAGGGACCCGGAGAAGAAGGTGCTCATGTTCTTAAGCATTTCTGCTGAAATGGACTCAAAGGATTTGGGCATTTTATCTGCTTGTAATGTTGGCAAACAACTGACCTCGTCCAAACTGTCTTACGAAGAAGGGAGGCAGCTGACAACACACTGCGAGTGGCAAAACTGTTCAGGATATGAATGA